From the Excalfactoria chinensis isolate bCotChi1 chromosome 1, bCotChi1.hap2, whole genome shotgun sequence genome, one window contains:
- the HSF2BP gene encoding heat shock factor 2-binding protein isoform X4, which yields MAALLPASRPPFSFPPSRRAVLGAMRRCAGHTGEPQKDETNEDFVQVRRRDLERLTTEVMQLRDFLPKILEGDIVWTFQKLDAVESSLEKKEEEIEQLKMDCEHFRARLEAAQADCMREKKEKLDLRQHLREAKQQLLQQAEYCTEMGAAVCTLLWGVSNNEEAVKTILGGSKAAKFFTITAQTMESFVKSLSEDMKQQDLDSDENQFVLALAGIVTNVAALACGREFLVSSSRDLLDTMMHLLGEMKPGLCTKFKVLMLMSLYNVSINLKGLKYISESPGFIPLLWWLLNA from the exons ATGGCAGCCCTTCTTCCCGCCTCCCgccctcccttctccttcccgCCCAGCCGCCGGGCGGTGCTTGGCGCTATGCGGCGCTGCGCGGGGCACACGGGCGAACCGCAG aaggATGAAACCAATGAGGACTTTGTTCAAGTCAGAAGGAGGGATTTGGAAAGGCTGACAACAGAGGTTATGCAATTGCGGGACTTCTTACCCAAGATACTCGAAGGTGATATTGTGTGGACGTTCCAGAAACTGGATGCTGTCGAATCAA GCttggagaaaaaggaggaggaaatagAGCAGCTGAAAATGGATTGTGAGCACTTCAGAGCCCGCCTGGAAGCAGCCCAGGCAGATTGCATGAGGGAGAAGAAG GAGAAACTAGACCTCCGGCAGCACCTGCGTGAGgccaagcagcagctcctgcagcaagcagagtATTGCACAGAAATGGGTGCAGCTGTCTGCACCTTGTTGTGGGGTGTATCTAACAATGAGGAGGCTGTTAAAACCATTCTAGGAGGA AGCAAGGCAGCAAAGTTTTTTACTATCACCGCACAGACTATGGAGAGCTTTGTGAAGTCATTAAGCGAAGACATGAAACAGCAGGATTTGGATTCTGATGAAAATCAGTTTGTGTTAGCGTTGGCAGGGATTGTAACAA ATGTGGCTGCACTGGCATGTGGCCGTGAGTTCTTGGTTAGTTCAAGTCGTGACCTATTGGACACAATGATGCACCTCCTGGGAGAGATGAAGCCGGGACTCTGTACGAAGTTTAAAGT GCTAATGCTCATGTCACTTTACAATGTGAGTATCAACTTGAAAGGCTTGAAGTACATCAGTGAAAGTCCAGGTTTTATTCCTTTGCTTTGGTGGCTCTTGAATG
- the RRP1B gene encoding ribosomal RNA processing protein 1 homolog B, whose product MAPATAQAPEVQFAQRLAANEKRIRDRAVKKLRGYISLRTQLPGGGFSQEELLKIWKGLFYCMWMQDKPLLQEELGNNISQLIHVIQNTEAQHLFIQTFWQTMSREWNGIDNLRLDKYYMLIRMILRQSFEVLKRNDWDESQRELLLQLLMKEVMDSDSNTPRGIKFHFIDIYLQELAKVGAKELTADQNLKFIEPFCNFVAKSKDHSVMHAVAKGIFEIILDQSPYAIEDLMKELEGCSDEEDVSEDDEQGNKEMLKTKANRRLSEKSAQSAEKTEDTNENADDDIGPVLQFDYKAVADKLFELGSKKNTPSHNRKCLYRLVKRFQNLAEGIFPQDLPEDVSTDEDDDMFSRRRRKKKVVKPSEKNSLEKVKGSEKDEQETSSAKETSVPQKRRKKRKIRKSPHVDSGTTDGNSEEGIAGTSGSVTFNTGKMPENNKIKKKKKLLLSETNEIRNAVSDSREKHSVSAQSGQSDTEQSKKIQSEKMNPKVQNALGKLECQNGPANAKKAEDVNPSVAPLISKAGKKKQKAGSALVNGENFLQQTDLKSNKESPLPRAVDSESEPSRKVKLKKTKLVALEGIKVSNQKAATLKKKRKVKEVLNSVEANGILETACKKSRKEESSPALSPLKKKKAKQGSDFVKFEKSTVPKALLFRKARSTISSTRASIPLNKLQSPSSKKVTFGLNKNTTAEFKKTDKSILVSPEGPSRVAFNPAQKPRHGVLKSPAGTPDREPKLKKPLTAQAKKKTTARGFF is encoded by the exons ATGGCTCCCGCCACAGCGCAGGCTCCTGAGGTCCAGTTCGCGCAGCGGCTGGCAGCGAACGAGAAGCGAATCCGAGACCGCGCCGTGAAGAAGCTGCGAGGCTACATCAGCCTCCGCACCCAGCTCCCGGGCG GTGGCTTCAGCCAGGAAGAACTGCTAAAGATATGGAAGGGACTGTTCTATTGTATGTGGATGCAGGATAAACCACTGCTACAG GAGGAACTCGGAAATAACATTTCACAACTTATCCATGTGATTCAGAATACAGAGGCTC AACACTTGTTCATTCAAACATTCTGGCAGACTATGAGCCGcgaatggaatggaatagacAACCTACGTCTGGATAAGTACTATATG CTAATCCGTATGATTTTGAGGCAATCCTTTGAAGTGCTGAAAAGAAATGACTGGGATGAAAG cCAAAGAGAACTGCTACTACAGCTCCTAATGAAAGAAGTCATGGACTCAGACAGCAATACTCCCAGAGGAATAAAGTTCCATTTCATTGATATCTATCTGCAAGAATTGGCTAAAGTTGGTGCAAAGGAG CTCACAGCAGACCAGAATCTCAAGTTCATCGAACCCTTCTGCAATTTTGTTGCCAAATCTAAGGA TCATTCTGTGATGCACGCTGTAGCCAAAGGTATCTTTGAGATCATTCTGGATCAGTCCCCGTATGCCATTGAAGACCTAATGAAagaactggaaggctgcagtgatgaGGAAGATGTGTCTGAAGATGATGAACAGGGAAATAAAGAGATGCTTAAAACCAAAG cAAACAGACGTTTGTCAGAAAAATCAGCACAGAGTGCTGAAAAAACAGAGgatacaaatgaaaatgctgatgaTGACATCGGGCCTGTTCTTCAG TTTGATTATAAGGCTGTTGCTGACAAACTCTTTGAATTGggaagcaagaaaaatacaCCTTCCCATAACAGGAAGTGTCTGTACAGGCTGGTCAAAAG GTTCCAGAATTTAGCAGAAG GAATCTTCCCCCAAGATCTCCCTGAAGATGTTTCTACTGATGAAGATGACGATATGTTCAGCAGACGAAGGCGAAAGAAAAAAGTTGTCAAAccttcagagaaaaacagtttggaaaaaGTAAAAG GCTCGGAAAAGGATGAACAAGAGACATCAAGTGCAAAGGAGACATCAGTTCcacagaagaggaggaaaaaaagaaagataaggaAGAGCCCACATGTTGATTCTGGAACAACTGATGGAAATTCTGAGGAGGGAATAGCTGGAACATCTGGATCTGTTACATTTAACACAGGAAAGATGCCAGAAAATAAtaagataaagaagaaaaagaaattgctacTTAGTGAGACAAATGAGATCAGAAATGCAGTAagtgacagcagagagaagcacagTGTCTCTGCACAGAGTGGTCAGAGTGACACAGAACAGAGTAAAAAGATTCAGTCAGAGAAAATGAATCCAAAAGTGCAGAATGCTCTTGGAAAGCTGGAGTGTCAAAATGGTCCAGCTAATGCCAAAAAAGCAGAGGATGTCAACCCATCTGTCGCACCGTTAATTTCCAAggctgggaaaaagaaacaaaaagcaggatCTGCCTTGGTCAATGGGGAGAACTTTTTGCAGCAGACAGACTTGAAATCCAACAAGGAGAGCCCACTGCCAAGAGCTGTGGACTCTGAATCTGAACCTTCCAGAAAGGTCAAATTGAAGAAGACAAAGCTGGTTGCTTTGGAAGGGATCAAGGTCTCCAACCAGAAAGCAGCAACattgaaaaagaagaggaaagttAAAGAAGTGCTAAATTCTGTTGAAGCCAATGGAATTCTGGAGACTGCAtgcaaaaaaagcagaaaggag gaaagcagccctgctctgtcaccactgaagaaaaagaaagcaaaacaagggagTGATTTCGTAAAGTTTGAAAAATCAACTGTACCAAAGGCATTACTCTTCAGGAAGGCCAGAAGTACCATCTCCTCCACCAGAGCCTCCATTCCG TTGAATAAACTGCAATCACCCAGCTCCAAAAAAGTCACCTTTGGTTtgaataaaaacacaactgctG aatttaaaaagaCTGACAAAAGTATCTTGGTGAGCCCAGAAGGACCCTCTCGTGTGGCTTTCAATCCTGCACAGAAACCCCGTCATGGAGTGCTGAAGTCTCCTGCAGGTACCCCAGACAGAGAGCCTAAACTGAAGAAACCACTTACCGCACAAGCTAAGAAGAAAACTACTGCTAGGGGATTCTTTTAA
- the HSF2BP gene encoding heat shock factor 2-binding protein isoform X2 has protein sequence MAALLPASRPPFSFPPSRRAVLGAMRRCAGHTGEPQKDETNEDFVQVRRRDLERLTTEVMQLRDFLPKILEGDIVWTFQKLDAVESSLEKKEEEIEQLKMDCEHFRARLEAAQADCMREKKEKLDLRQHLREAKQQLLQQAEYCTEMGAAVCTLLWGVSNNEEAVKTILGGSKAAKFFTITAQTMESFVKSLSEDMKQQDLDSDENQFVLALAGIVTNVAALACGREFLVSSSRDLLDTMMHLLGEMKPGLCTKFKVLMLMSLYNVSINLKGLKYISESPGFIPLLWWLLNGWLKTGHTNNE, from the exons ATGGCAGCCCTTCTTCCCGCCTCCCgccctcccttctccttcccgCCCAGCCGCCGGGCGGTGCTTGGCGCTATGCGGCGCTGCGCGGGGCACACGGGCGAACCGCAG aaggATGAAACCAATGAGGACTTTGTTCAAGTCAGAAGGAGGGATTTGGAAAGGCTGACAACAGAGGTTATGCAATTGCGGGACTTCTTACCCAAGATACTCGAAGGTGATATTGTGTGGACGTTCCAGAAACTGGATGCTGTCGAATCAA GCttggagaaaaaggaggaggaaatagAGCAGCTGAAAATGGATTGTGAGCACTTCAGAGCCCGCCTGGAAGCAGCCCAGGCAGATTGCATGAGGGAGAAGAAG GAGAAACTAGACCTCCGGCAGCACCTGCGTGAGgccaagcagcagctcctgcagcaagcagagtATTGCACAGAAATGGGTGCAGCTGTCTGCACCTTGTTGTGGGGTGTATCTAACAATGAGGAGGCTGTTAAAACCATTCTAGGAGGA AGCAAGGCAGCAAAGTTTTTTACTATCACCGCACAGACTATGGAGAGCTTTGTGAAGTCATTAAGCGAAGACATGAAACAGCAGGATTTGGATTCTGATGAAAATCAGTTTGTGTTAGCGTTGGCAGGGATTGTAACAA ATGTGGCTGCACTGGCATGTGGCCGTGAGTTCTTGGTTAGTTCAAGTCGTGACCTATTGGACACAATGATGCACCTCCTGGGAGAGATGAAGCCGGGACTCTGTACGAAGTTTAAAGT GCTAATGCTCATGTCACTTTACAATGTGAGTATCAACTTGAAAGGCTTGAAGTACATCAGTGAAAGTCCAGGTTTTATTCCTTTGCTTTGGTGGCTCTTGAATG